A window of Streptomyces sp. N50 contains these coding sequences:
- a CDS encoding RraA family protein, producing MNVTAPAQAALAQAELLERLQHVDLPTLGHLLEDGFVDPAIRRLGQPRRMAGTAATLALDAPDATAVNRALVALRPGEVLVVDMRGDHTHAPIGAVTVAAARARGAAGILVDGVVTDVDALANPHSGLPVHARGSSCLTTKRLDGEGGRHQVPVDIGGVRVAPGDIVLGDANGVIALPPAALAAVLHQAELSDAAEPELLARIRAGEDLRTLLHLG from the coding sequence GTGAACGTCACGGCCCCGGCTCAAGCAGCCCTCGCACAGGCCGAGTTGCTGGAACGCCTCCAGCACGTCGACCTCCCCACCCTCGGCCACCTGCTGGAGGACGGCTTCGTCGATCCGGCGATACGGCGGCTGGGGCAGCCGCGTCGGATGGCCGGTACGGCCGCCACGCTCGCCCTCGACGCTCCGGACGCCACGGCGGTCAACCGCGCGCTCGTCGCGCTGCGCCCCGGCGAGGTGCTGGTCGTCGACATGCGCGGCGACCACACCCACGCGCCGATCGGCGCCGTCACGGTCGCGGCGGCGCGAGCGCGTGGCGCCGCGGGCATCCTCGTCGACGGCGTGGTGACCGACGTCGACGCGCTCGCGAATCCGCACTCCGGCCTGCCGGTCCACGCCCGAGGCAGCAGTTGCCTTACCACCAAGCGGCTGGACGGCGAAGGCGGGCGGCACCAGGTGCCCGTGGACATCGGCGGTGTCCGTGTAGCGCCGGGCGACATCGTCCTCGGCGACGCCAACGGCGTCATCGCCCTGCCGCCGGCCGCACTGGCCGCCGTACTGCACCAGGCGGAACTGTCCGACGCTGCCGAACCGGAACTCCTCGCACGGATCCGGGCGGGCGAGGACCTGCGGACACTCCTCCACCTCGGCTGA
- a CDS encoding amidase family protein gives MLRRTGRPRGPPLLFHDLQRPSLALCFPDVRIAAPTRDEVLASRWSCLEFPTDTVIASQLWMPSVSLPAGFTDEGLPVGLELMTLPYHEADLLSLAYGVEQATHARRPPDLPAVA, from the coding sequence GTGCTTCGACGCACCGGACGTCCGCGAGGCCCACCGCTTCTATTCCACGACCTTCAACGTCCGAGTCTCGCACTCTGCTTCCCAGACGTGCGCATCGCGGCCCCGACGCGTGATGAAGTGCTCGCTTCACGGTGGAGCTGTCTGGAGTTCCCGACCGACACGGTGATCGCATCCCAACTGTGGATGCCGTCGGTGAGCCTTCCCGCCGGATTCACCGACGAAGGCCTGCCCGTCGGGCTGGAACTCATGACACTGCCCTATCACGAGGCGGACCTGTTGAGTCTGGCCTACGGCGTGGAGCAGGCCACCCACGCGCGTCGACCGCCCGATCTTCCGGCCGTTGCCTGA
- a CDS encoding MFS transporter, with protein sequence MTAPASPPTPDSRLDATKMRRISLASMVGTTVEWYDLFLFGTASALVFGKVFFPEFDGAVGTILSFLTFASAYLARMVGAVLFGHFGDRLGRKSMLLISLTAMGVATFAIGLVPGYGTLGVAAPLLLLGLRVVQGLALGGEWGGAVLMTVEHAPADRRGFFGSMVQIGVPIGTLLANGAFLLVASTTSDDALYSWGWRIPFLASALLVGIGVYIRLHIEETPSFKAVRDEGAKAKIPFVALMRRYWRQVLLGGVATLSTGSTFTLMVASGVSYGTGDLGHSKNLMLWAVMVSCAVAFMAIPYFGRLSDRVGRKPVIYAGIAAEAVLAFPFFWLLDTGSAPLVFVAYALMMLAFSANYGPIATFLAELFGTHVRYSGLSVAYMLSGLLGSAATPAITAWLLSATGNSSSIAWYVLGAATLSLLALFLLAETRFGDIDEPGVASRSAGRPIGAVA encoded by the coding sequence ATGACCGCTCCCGCCTCCCCGCCGACCCCCGACAGCCGGCTCGACGCGACGAAGATGCGCAGGATCTCCCTCGCCAGCATGGTCGGCACCACGGTCGAGTGGTACGACCTGTTCCTCTTCGGCACCGCCTCCGCGCTGGTCTTCGGCAAGGTGTTCTTCCCCGAGTTCGACGGTGCCGTCGGCACGATCCTGTCGTTCCTGACCTTCGCCTCCGCCTATCTGGCACGCATGGTGGGCGCCGTGCTCTTCGGTCACTTCGGGGACCGTCTGGGCCGCAAGTCCATGCTGCTGATCTCCCTGACGGCGATGGGCGTGGCCACCTTCGCCATCGGCCTCGTCCCCGGCTACGGCACTCTCGGCGTGGCCGCGCCCCTGCTGCTGCTCGGCCTCCGCGTGGTCCAGGGCCTCGCGCTCGGCGGCGAGTGGGGCGGTGCCGTACTGATGACCGTCGAGCACGCGCCGGCCGATCGGCGCGGGTTCTTCGGGTCCATGGTCCAGATCGGCGTTCCGATCGGGACGCTGCTCGCCAACGGGGCGTTCCTGCTGGTGGCGTCCACCACGAGCGACGACGCGCTGTACTCGTGGGGCTGGCGGATCCCCTTCCTCGCTTCGGCGCTCCTTGTCGGCATCGGTGTGTACATCCGCCTCCACATCGAGGAGACGCCGTCCTTCAAGGCCGTCCGCGACGAGGGTGCCAAGGCGAAGATCCCGTTCGTCGCCCTGATGCGCCGGTACTGGCGCCAAGTCCTGCTCGGCGGTGTCGCGACCCTGTCCACGGGCTCGACCTTCACCCTCATGGTGGCCTCCGGCGTGAGCTACGGGACAGGCGACCTCGGGCACTCCAAGAACCTGATGCTGTGGGCGGTGATGGTGTCCTGCGCCGTCGCCTTCATGGCGATCCCGTACTTCGGGCGGCTGTCCGACCGGGTCGGCCGCAAGCCCGTCATCTACGCGGGCATCGCGGCGGAGGCCGTCCTCGCCTTCCCGTTCTTCTGGCTGCTGGACACCGGATCGGCGCCCCTGGTCTTCGTTGCCTACGCGCTGATGATGCTCGCCTTCTCCGCCAACTACGGCCCCATCGCGACCTTCCTCGCCGAACTCTTCGGCACCCACGTGCGCTACTCGGGCCTCTCCGTCGCCTACATGCTGTCGGGCCTGCTGGGATCCGCCGCGACACCCGCCATCACCGCCTGGCTCCTGTCGGCCACCGGGAACAGCTCCTCGATCGCCTGGTACGTCCTCGGCGCGGCGACCCTGTCCCTGCTGGCCCTGTTCCTGCTCGCCGAGACCCGGTTCGGGGACATCGACGAGCCGGGCGTGGCATCCCGGTCCGCCGGCCGCCCGATCGGGGCCGTCGCATGA
- a CDS encoding thiamine pyrophosphate-dependent enzyme, whose amino-acid sequence MANVAPESPEPSERLLSAGHLLVAQLEREGVRRVYGVPGESFLDVLDGLHDSPISTVVTRHEGGAGFMALAEGRLTGLPGVAMVTRGPGAANAFIAVHTAYQDATPMLLFVGLVPVSDRGRESFQEFDLTGWFGSTAKKVVMLDDPTSAARVVAESVHVARSGRPGPVVIGLPEDVLTLPVGPSRSVEPLAVPRPRAAEAELKELVRRFEHARRPLIVVGGEGWTAESGQELMRWATRHAIPVLADFRAYDAVPHDLQGAGAYAGSLGYGRGDHAARLLDEADLTVFLGAPRGDVLSDGYTRGLDSETVLVLPGDAQGHSGRIDQFVSAHAPSFVLDLVTTPASPDADIAWFKAAGEAHAHFSTPAPEPTTPDDDTYVDLTAVMSVLREELTPDTVITYGAGNHALWPARHLPHRTPASLVAPRNGAMGMGIPAAVAASLVFPGREVVSVAGDGCFLMNGQELATAVGHGAVFVALVVDNGCYATIREHQEGAYPGRPSGTRLTNPDFAAWARSYGAYGETVTSHRDFREAFRRARASGLPAVLHLIQDPAVRAPATAA is encoded by the coding sequence ATGGCGAACGTCGCACCCGAGTCTCCCGAACCCTCCGAGCGCCTCCTGTCCGCCGGCCATCTGCTCGTCGCGCAGCTGGAGCGCGAAGGCGTACGGCGGGTGTACGGCGTTCCCGGCGAGTCCTTCCTGGACGTCCTCGACGGCCTGCACGACTCACCGATCTCCACCGTGGTGACCCGGCACGAGGGCGGCGCCGGCTTCATGGCACTGGCCGAGGGCAGGCTCACGGGGCTGCCCGGGGTCGCGATGGTCACCCGGGGTCCGGGTGCCGCGAACGCCTTCATCGCCGTCCACACCGCGTACCAGGACGCGACCCCGATGCTCCTCTTCGTCGGCCTGGTCCCGGTATCCGACCGGGGCCGCGAGTCCTTCCAGGAGTTCGACCTCACCGGGTGGTTCGGCAGCACGGCGAAGAAGGTCGTCATGCTGGATGACCCCACCTCGGCCGCCCGGGTCGTCGCGGAGAGCGTCCATGTGGCGCGGAGCGGTCGGCCGGGTCCCGTGGTGATCGGCCTTCCCGAGGACGTCCTCACCCTGCCTGTGGGTCCCTCCCGCTCGGTCGAGCCGCTCGCGGTGCCCCGCCCCCGCGCCGCCGAGGCCGAACTCAAGGAACTGGTACGGCGGTTCGAGCACGCCCGCCGTCCATTGATCGTCGTAGGAGGCGAGGGCTGGACCGCCGAGAGCGGCCAGGAACTCATGCGCTGGGCGACCCGCCACGCGATCCCCGTCCTCGCCGACTTCCGCGCCTACGACGCCGTCCCCCACGACCTCCAAGGCGCTGGCGCCTACGCCGGTTCACTCGGCTACGGCCGAGGCGACCACGCCGCCCGACTGCTCGACGAGGCCGACCTCACCGTCTTCCTCGGCGCCCCGCGCGGCGACGTCCTCAGCGACGGATACACCCGCGGCCTCGACTCGGAGACGGTGCTGGTCCTCCCCGGCGACGCGCAGGGCCACAGCGGCCGCATCGACCAGTTCGTCTCGGCCCACGCACCGTCCTTCGTCCTCGACCTGGTCACCACGCCCGCGTCACCGGACGCCGACATCGCATGGTTCAAGGCGGCCGGCGAGGCACACGCGCACTTCTCCACTCCCGCCCCCGAACCGACGACCCCGGACGACGACACCTACGTCGACCTCACCGCGGTCATGAGCGTGCTGCGCGAGGAACTCACCCCCGACACCGTCATCACCTACGGCGCCGGGAACCACGCCCTCTGGCCGGCCCGCCACCTTCCGCACCGCACCCCGGCCTCCCTCGTCGCCCCCCGCAACGGCGCCATGGGCATGGGCATACCGGCCGCCGTCGCCGCCTCCCTGGTCTTCCCCGGACGCGAGGTCGTGTCGGTCGCGGGCGACGGCTGCTTCCTGATGAACGGCCAGGAACTGGCCACCGCCGTGGGCCACGGCGCCGTCTTCGTCGCCCTGGTCGTCGACAACGGCTGCTACGCCACGATCCGCGAACACCAGGAGGGCGCCTACCCCGGCCGCCCGTCCGGTACCCGGCTCACCAACCCGGACTTCGCCGCATGGGCCCGCTCGTACGGCGCGTACGGCGAGACCGTGACCTCGCACCGCGACTTCCGCGAGGCGTTCCGCCGCGCCCGCGCGAGCGGACTCCCGGCCGTACTGCACCTGATCCAGGACCCCGCGGTCCGCGCACCGGCGACCGCCGCCTGA
- a CDS encoding RidA family protein, with protein sequence MSSGTSTDTSLGGITRIDSPPDVPAAVGPYVQATSAGGFVFTTGQIPAAPGQSTGTFEDDVHATLRNLEAVLHAAGSDLDHVVKVNTYLSSPDQLAPYNKVYETYFADRRAARTTVCVGLWGVTLEIDCVAAVRPEGER encoded by the coding sequence ATGAGCAGCGGTACGAGCACGGATACGAGCCTCGGCGGGATCACGCGCATCGACTCACCGCCGGACGTCCCGGCCGCCGTAGGCCCCTATGTCCAGGCGACGTCCGCCGGCGGTTTCGTCTTCACCACCGGCCAGATACCGGCCGCCCCGGGACAGTCGACCGGCACCTTCGAGGACGACGTCCACGCGACCCTGCGCAACCTCGAAGCCGTGCTCCACGCGGCGGGCTCCGACCTCGACCACGTCGTCAAGGTCAACACCTACCTCAGCTCACCGGACCAACTCGCGCCCTACAACAAGGTCTACGAGACCTACTTCGCCGACCGCCGGGCGGCGCGGACGACGGTGTGCGTGGGCCTGTGGGGCGTGACCCTGGAGATCGACTGCGTCGCGGCCGTCAGGCCGGAGGGAGAGCGGTGA
- a CDS encoding nuclear transport factor 2 family protein, with amino-acid sequence MTMLGNFTARLDRVEAEFALRRLAHDYCVGADHRDRVRWEAIWATDAAWETGPDRIFIGFDAICAAVEQQWRTFPIMQHATANHTVDIDGDSATGRSDVVVMAQLPDRRWSLGGGTYEDEYRREEGIWRIARRRVTHPFDLAPLPPNDGPTHVVGSDEPHT; translated from the coding sequence ATGACGATGCTGGGCAATTTCACGGCTCGCCTCGATCGGGTCGAGGCCGAGTTCGCACTGCGCCGCCTGGCCCACGACTACTGCGTGGGTGCCGATCATCGAGACCGTGTCCGCTGGGAGGCGATCTGGGCAACGGACGCCGCGTGGGAAACCGGCCCTGACCGGATATTCATCGGATTCGACGCTATCTGTGCCGCCGTGGAGCAGCAGTGGCGGACCTTCCCGATCATGCAACATGCCACCGCCAACCACACAGTGGACATCGACGGTGACAGCGCGACGGGGCGATCCGATGTCGTGGTCATGGCCCAGCTTCCCGACCGCCGATGGAGTCTTGGAGGAGGTACCTACGAAGACGAATACCGCCGCGAGGAAGGTATTTGGCGCATCGCACGGCGCCGGGTGACACATCCCTTCGATCTTGCACCCCTGCCGCCAAATGACGGACCGACTCACGTCGTCGGCTCTGATGAGCCCCACACGTAG
- a CDS encoding M20 family metallo-hydrolase, whose protein sequence is MSTPDATLLKDFATLSAFGATRAGGVDRQAATAADGEQRAWLHQWLTARGAEVRYDGVGNQFGLFTATPGAPYVLTGSHLDSQPLGGRYDGAYGVLASAHAAHRAVRQYGDSDAVPKYNVAVVNWFNEEGSRFKPSMMGSAVFTGKLPADTALATTDPAGTTVETALRGIGTIGDYPGPDVAAYAEIHIEQGRDLENKGLTIGLVDATWAARKYQVVVRGEQSHTGSTVMADRRDALFGASLLVVAVRELAEQSTDLPLHTSVSEMTVEPNSPVVVAREVRMHVDLRSPDEALLDAAAKKLAESIPGIEERASVSIEQVQTHGWGVASFPAAGVELAGRVADELGLSHQTMMTIAGHDSVNMKDVAPAIMLFVPSIEGISHNEGESTHDHDISAGTDLLTEVVRRLMSGALDGDRP, encoded by the coding sequence ATGAGCACCCCCGACGCCACCCTCTTGAAGGACTTCGCGACCCTCTCCGCCTTCGGTGCCACCCGCGCCGGTGGAGTCGACCGCCAGGCCGCCACCGCCGCCGACGGAGAACAGCGCGCCTGGCTCCATCAGTGGCTGACCGCCCGCGGTGCCGAGGTCCGCTACGACGGAGTCGGCAACCAGTTCGGACTCTTCACCGCCACGCCCGGAGCCCCCTACGTCCTCACCGGCTCCCACCTGGACAGCCAGCCGCTGGGCGGCCGTTACGACGGGGCGTACGGCGTCCTGGCCTCGGCGCACGCCGCGCACCGGGCCGTGCGGCAGTACGGCGACTCGGACGCCGTACCGAAGTACAACGTGGCGGTGGTCAACTGGTTCAACGAGGAAGGCTCCCGCTTCAAGCCGAGCATGATGGGCAGCGCCGTGTTCACCGGGAAGCTGCCCGCCGACACCGCCCTCGCGACCACCGACCCCGCAGGCACCACCGTCGAGACCGCCCTGCGCGGGATCGGCACGATCGGCGACTACCCCGGACCGGACGTCGCCGCGTACGCCGAGATCCACATCGAGCAGGGCCGCGACCTGGAGAACAAGGGGCTCACCATCGGCCTGGTGGACGCCACTTGGGCGGCACGCAAGTACCAGGTCGTGGTGCGCGGCGAGCAGTCGCACACCGGGTCGACCGTCATGGCGGACCGACGCGACGCCCTGTTCGGCGCCTCGCTCCTCGTCGTCGCGGTACGTGAACTCGCCGAGCAGAGCACGGACTTGCCCCTGCACACCTCGGTCAGCGAGATGACCGTCGAGCCCAACTCCCCTGTGGTGGTGGCCCGCGAGGTACGCATGCACGTCGACCTGCGCTCGCCCGACGAAGCCCTCCTCGACGCGGCGGCCAAGAAGCTGGCCGAGTCGATCCCCGGCATCGAGGAACGCGCCTCGGTCTCCATCGAGCAGGTACAGACACACGGTTGGGGCGTGGCATCGTTCCCGGCGGCCGGCGTCGAACTCGCCGGCCGCGTCGCCGACGAGCTGGGCCTCAGCCACCAGACCATGATGACCATCGCGGGACACGACTCGGTCAACATGAAGGACGTAGCCCCCGCGATCATGCTGTTCGTGCCCAGCATCGAGGGAATCTCCCACAACGAGGGCGAGTCGACGCACGACCACGACATCAGCGCGGGCACCGACCTGCTGACCGAGGTGGTCCGCCGGCTCATGTCGGGTGCGCTGGACGGCGATCGCCCGTAA
- a CDS encoding NAD-dependent succinate-semialdehyde dehydrogenase: MTEYKIVDPATNRLVRRYPTSDDATVDRAVEAAAAEFADWRRRPVKERAELVLAVSREFGKRREELAAIITREMGKTTREALGEVDLSAAIFAYYAEHGPDFAADQRLDIRGGDDVVVRSEPLGVLLGVMPWNYPYYQVARFAAPNLVLGNTIILKHAPNCPESAQAIEDMIRAAGLPTGAYVNVYATNEQVARVIADPRVQGVSLTGSERAGRAVGEVAGRHLKKYVLELGGSDPFVVLPDADLEAAVGAAVEGRMGNAGQACTASKRFIVVDSVYDRFLDAFTDAVRGLTVGDPTDEGVSFGPLSSDEAARTVIAQVDDAVEKGATAVAGGKRLAREGAFVEPTVLSGVTPGMRAYREEIFGPVAVVHRVPDTATAIRLANDTPYGLGSVVFGRDLDAAKVVADALDVGMVSINGPSGTQEDLPFGGVKLSGVGRELGAYGMSEFVNRKVVRVRG, translated from the coding sequence GTGACGGAATACAAGATCGTCGACCCGGCCACGAACAGGCTCGTGCGGCGGTATCCGACATCGGACGACGCCACGGTCGACCGCGCGGTCGAGGCGGCGGCAGCTGAGTTCGCCGACTGGCGACGACGCCCGGTCAAGGAACGCGCCGAACTCGTCCTCGCCGTGTCCCGGGAGTTCGGGAAGCGACGCGAGGAACTGGCCGCGATCATCACCCGCGAGATGGGCAAGACCACCCGCGAGGCACTCGGTGAGGTGGACCTGTCGGCCGCGATCTTCGCGTACTACGCCGAGCACGGCCCCGACTTCGCCGCGGACCAACGGCTCGACATCCGCGGCGGCGACGACGTGGTCGTACGCTCCGAACCGCTCGGTGTGCTCCTCGGCGTCATGCCGTGGAACTACCCCTACTACCAGGTCGCCCGCTTCGCGGCGCCCAACCTCGTCCTCGGCAACACGATCATCCTCAAGCACGCTCCCAACTGCCCCGAGTCGGCGCAGGCCATCGAGGACATGATCCGGGCGGCCGGACTGCCGACCGGCGCGTACGTCAACGTGTACGCCACCAACGAGCAGGTCGCCCGCGTCATCGCGGACCCGCGGGTCCAGGGCGTGTCGCTCACGGGCTCGGAACGCGCCGGGCGTGCGGTGGGCGAGGTCGCGGGCCGCCACCTCAAGAAGTACGTCCTCGAACTCGGCGGCTCCGACCCCTTCGTCGTCCTGCCCGACGCCGACCTGGAGGCCGCCGTCGGCGCGGCGGTCGAGGGCCGGATGGGCAACGCGGGCCAGGCGTGCACCGCCTCGAAACGGTTCATCGTCGTCGACTCCGTCTACGACCGTTTCCTGGACGCTTTCACCGACGCGGTGCGGGGCCTGACCGTCGGGGACCCCACCGACGAGGGCGTCTCCTTCGGCCCCCTGTCCTCCGATGAGGCCGCCCGGACCGTGATCGCGCAGGTGGACGACGCGGTGGAGAAGGGCGCGACAGCGGTGGCCGGCGGCAAGCGGCTCGCCCGCGAGGGTGCCTTCGTCGAACCGACCGTCCTCTCCGGCGTCACGCCCGGCATGCGCGCGTACCGGGAGGAGATCTTCGGCCCGGTCGCGGTCGTCCACCGCGTCCCCGACACCGCGACGGCGATCCGCCTCGCCAACGACACGCCGTACGGCCTGGGCAGTGTCGTGTTCGGCCGCGACCTCGACGCCGCGAAAGTCGTCGCCGACGCGCTCGACGTCGGCATGGTCTCGATCAACGGCCCCTCCGGCACCCAGGAGGACCTTCCCTTCGGCGGGGTCAAGCTCTCCGGCGTGGGGCGGGAACTGGGCGCGTACGGCATGAGCGAGTTCGTGAACCGGAAGGTCGTCCGCGTACGGGGCTGA
- a CDS encoding serine hydrolase domain-containing protein — MSAALVVPLAATPSSANTVRESAAVGPRTLAVVRQDSTAETHAHLRELARKLVEEGVPGVTVRVDDGHGRPIEISEQAAWTKKDHRLTADDEVREASNTKTAMATLVLQLVAEHRLALTDPVDKWLPGQVRNGRAITLRMLLNHTSGLFDYTEDPALAPALTGRDSHVWTSKEILSLVSRHPALFEPGTAWSYSNTNYIAIGAVLEKATGKNLAALVRDRITRPLGLRHTFYATGSAWPDRHAHGYEPDAAHMPPDVPDEFRNYAGPQHDDHVDVTGDYVTADGADAAIVSTAGDWSRFYGALMSGRLLPAAQLTEMRTTVPENGPGDPDELGYGLGIETAKTDCGTVWDHVGIVPGYATYNVTDPTGRRTAAFFFATSTLTKQAHQTGAALMDAVNCAIFD; from the coding sequence GTGTCCGCGGCCCTCGTCGTGCCCCTCGCTGCGACCCCGTCGAGTGCCAACACGGTCCGCGAGAGTGCGGCCGTCGGCCCGCGGACGCTCGCGGTGGTCCGACAGGACAGCACTGCGGAGACTCACGCTCATCTGCGGGAGTTGGCGCGGAAGCTGGTGGAAGAAGGAGTGCCCGGGGTGACCGTGCGGGTGGACGACGGTCACGGCAGGCCCATCGAGATCTCCGAGCAGGCCGCCTGGACGAAGAAGGACCATCGGCTCACGGCGGACGACGAGGTGCGAGAAGCGTCCAACACCAAGACGGCGATGGCCACCCTCGTCCTGCAACTGGTCGCTGAGCACAGACTCGCCCTCACCGACCCGGTCGACAAGTGGCTGCCCGGCCAGGTGCGCAACGGCAGAGCGATCACCCTGCGCATGCTGCTCAACCACACCAGTGGGCTGTTCGACTACACCGAGGACCCCGCCCTCGCACCGGCCCTCACCGGCCGGGACTCCCACGTATGGACGTCGAAGGAGATCCTTAGCCTGGTGAGCAGACACCCGGCGCTGTTCGAGCCCGGCACCGCATGGTCGTACAGCAACACCAACTACATCGCGATCGGCGCCGTCCTGGAGAAGGCCACCGGCAAGAACCTGGCGGCGCTGGTGCGCGACCGGATCACCCGGCCCCTGGGGCTGCGGCACACCTTCTACGCCACCGGCTCCGCCTGGCCCGACCGGCACGCTCACGGCTACGAACCCGACGCCGCCCACATGCCACCGGACGTCCCCGACGAGTTCAGGAACTACGCCGGACCGCAGCACGACGACCACGTGGACGTCACCGGCGACTACGTGACGGCCGACGGAGCGGATGCCGCGATCGTGTCCACCGCCGGTGACTGGTCCCGTTTCTACGGCGCGCTGATGTCCGGCCGCCTGCTGCCCGCCGCCCAACTGACAGAGATGCGCACCACCGTGCCGGAGAACGGGCCGGGAGACCCGGACGAACTCGGCTACGGGTTGGGCATCGAGACGGCGAAGACCGACTGCGGCACGGTCTGGGACCACGTCGGCATCGTCCCGGGCTACGCGACCTACAACGTCACCGACCCCACCGGCCGACGCACCGCCGCTTTCTTCTTCGCCACGTCCACTCTCACCAAACAGGCGCACCAGACCGGCGCGGCCCTGATGGACGCGGTCAACTGCGCCATCTTCGACTGA